In Agrococcus jenensis, the genomic window CCTCGCATCGTTCGTCGACGCGTCGCCGTCGAGCTACCACGCGGCCGCCGAGGTCGCCCGGCGCCTGCAGGACGCCGGCTTCGCGGCGCTCGACGAGGCGGATGCGTGGCCCGAGGCCGCCGGCCGCTACCTGGTGGTGCGCGACGGCGCCGTCATCGCGTGGATCGTGCCCGCATCCGCGAGCGCCACGACGCCCGTGCGGGTGTTCGGCGCGCACAGCGACTCCCCCGGATTCAAGCTCAAGCCGCAGCCGTCCACCGGCCGGCTCGGCTGGCTGCAGGCGGGCGTCGAGGTCTACGGCGGCCCGCTGCTCAACTCGTGGCTCGACCGCGAGCTGCGCCTCGCCGGCCGGCTGGTGCTCGACGACGGCAGCCACGTGCTCGCCGACTCCGGGCCGCTGCTCCGGCTCCCGCAGCTGGCCATCCACCTCGACCGCGGCGCCAACGACGGGCTGACACTCGACAAGCAGGCGCACACGCAGCCGGTCTGGGGGCTCGGCTCGCCCGAGTCGGCGGACCTGCTGGCCGAGGTCGCCGCGTCGAGTGGCGTCGACGCCGCCCGCATCCGTGGCTTCGACCTCGTCACGGCCGACAGCGCCCGCGGCGCGGTGTTCGGCAAGGACGACGCCTTCTTCGCCGCCGGGCGGCTCGACGACCTCGCGAGCGTGCACGCCGGCACGGTCGCGCTCGCCACGGCCGCCGATGGCTTCGACGCCGCGCACATCCCGGTGCTCGCGGTGTTCGACCACGAGGAGATCGGCTCGGCGACCCGCTCCGGCGC contains:
- a CDS encoding M18 family aminopeptidase, yielding MPAASASDTARAHADDLASFVDASPSSYHAAAEVARRLQDAGFAALDEADAWPEAAGRYLVVRDGAVIAWIVPASASATTPVRVFGAHSDSPGFKLKPQPSTGRLGWLQAGVEVYGGPLLNSWLDRELRLAGRLVLDDGSHVLADSGPLLRLPQLAIHLDRGANDGLTLDKQAHTQPVWGLGSPESADLLAEVAASSGVDAARIRGFDLVTADSARGAVFGKDDAFFAAGRLDDLASVHAGTVALATAADGFDAAHIPVLAVFDHEEIGSATRSGAAGPFLEDVLERIGLALGASREERMRALAASWCVSSDVGHSVHPNYAEKHDPRVRPVLGSGPILKINANQRYATDGAGAAAWQAWCDEAGVTSQPFVSNNAVPCGSTIGPITATRLGIRTVDVGIPILSMHSARELAGVSDLHDLAKVAGTFFTAAD